A single genomic interval of Helianthus annuus cultivar XRQ/B chromosome 6, HanXRQr2.0-SUNRISE, whole genome shotgun sequence harbors:
- the LOC110917760 gene encoding transcription repressor MYB4-like: protein MKAISWEMGHHCCSKQKVKRGLWSPEEDEKLVKHITIYGHGCWSSVPKLAGLQRCGKSCRLRWINYLRPDLRRGSFTEQEERTIIDVHRILGNRWAQIAKHLPGRTDNEVKNYWNSCIKKKLIAKGLDPNTHNLLSPHHIPILNANISKNIDPTKPVFAIINNTSSQTKDAKKVQPFQPRLSVDRNDPVMSHHLFENPLNHESFDLNWEDYNCFLKKDVGHEITVGLSNQTLVESTKMPVLLPLSCSSNPLDLGTVVQSWAGNSGLGSALEHTRRPEVSQPQMVCQGVVAQEFVNEGLDFTGGGEDQCQTNGDIDLEFIEAALMPCGMFSNVGTLDQLAWDCNYRT, encoded by the exons ATGAAGGCGATTAGTTGGGAGATGGGTCATCACTGCTGCAGCAAACAGAAAGTTAAGAGAGGGTTATGGTCTCCTGAAGAAGATGAAAAACTAGTTAAACACATCACCATCTATGGCCATGGCTGCTGGAGTTCTGTTCCTAAACTTGCAG GGCTGCAAAGGTGTGGAAAAAGTTGCAGATTGAGGTGGATAAACTACTTGCGTCCCGATCTCAGGCGCGGTTCGTTCACTGAACAAGAAGAGAGAACCATTATCGATGTTCATAGGATATTGGGGAACAGATGGGCTCAAATTGCAAAACATCTGCCAGGAAGAACTGATAATGAGGTCAAGAACTATTGGAATTCTTGTATCAAAAAGAAACTTATAGCTAAGGGTCTAGATCCAAACACTCATAACCTTCTTTCTCCACATCATATACCTATTCTTAATGCTAATATTAGTAAAAACATCGATCCCACCAAGCCGGTTTTCGCCATTATAAACAACACCTCATCACAAACAAAGGATGCGAAAAAGGTCCAACCTTTTCAACCTCGTTTGTCCGTGGATCGTAATGATCCTGTAATGAGTCATCATTTGTTTGAAAATCCGTTAAACCACGAAAGTTTTGATCTTAATTGGGAAGACTACAATTGTTTTTTGAAGAAAGATGTTGGGCATGAAATTACAGTGGGGCTTTCAAACCAAACTTTGGTTGAAAGTACTAAAATGCCTGTGTTGTTGCCACTTTCTTGTTCATCTAACCCACTTGATCTTGGGACTGTAGTGCAATCTTGGGCTGGAAACAGCGGTCTTGGTTCGGCTTTGGAACACACAAGAAGACCGGAAGTATCGCAGCCACAGATGGTGTGTCAAGGGGTTGTGGCTCAGGAGTTTGTGAACGAGGGGTTGGATTTTACGGGTGGTGGTGAGGACCAGTGTCAGACCAATGGGGACATTGACTTAGAGTTCATCGAAGCTGCACTTATGCCTTGTGGAATGTTTTCTAATGTAGGAACTTTGGATCAACTTGCATGGGACTGTAACTATAGGACTTGA